TTCTCAAGTTAACGGTCGTGGTAACAGATTAGGGTCTCCTTCCAACTGGGTTTGGGGGAGTATCAGAGGGGGAGAGGCTAACAAAGGCACTGACCCTGGAGACTTTAGTACGATTAACCCAATTCAGCGATATGAAAACAACGCTGCGGGTGGGGAAATGGGATCAAAATACAATGTTTGTTACGAAGGTATTGCCAGAGCAAACAATGTTTTGAGACTAATTGAAAAAGCTGGTGCTGATGTAACAGATGCTGACAAAAAGAGATTGTCTTCTCAAGCAAGATTCTTGAGAGCTCATTTCTACTTCGAATTGGCTAGACTTTACAATAGAACTCCTTATGTAGACGAAACCGTAGATTACGGATCTGGTCTTGAAGAAGTTAAAAATGATAAGGATTTATGGCCATTTATCATTGCTGATTTCGAATATGCTATTGCAAATCTTCCAGCTACACAGCCTCAAGTAGGTCGTGTAAATGCTTGGGCTGCAAAGTCATATTTGGGTAAAGTTTACATGTACACTAAAGAGTATTCCAAGGCTAAAACCCTATTTGATGATGTAATCGCTAACGGTGTTACCTCAAATGGCTTGAAGTACGATTTAGTTTCTTACTATGATGACATGTTCCGTGCTGCAAATGATAACCACCAAGAGTCTGTTTGGGCTTATCAGTCTGCTGCAAACACTGGATCTGTATTGAATGCTAACCCTGAGTTTGACTTGAACTTCCCTTACAATACTGGTCCTGCTGGTCCAGGTAACTGTTGCGGATTCTTCCAGCCAAGCTTTACTTTCGTAAACGCATTCAGAACTTCTGCTCAAGGACTTCCTTTGTTGGACAAATCTTACAATAGCCCTGCTAATGAAGTGAAGAACGATATGGGTTTAGCTTCAGGTGCTGCATTTACTCCTGATGCTGGAAGCCTTGACCCTCGTTTGGATCATACAGTAGGTAGAAGAGGCATTCCTTATTTGGATTGGCAAGACCACCCAGGTCAAGCTTGGATTCGTAACCAACCAAATGCTGGACCTTACTCTCCTAAGAAGTATGTTTATGCTAGATCTGAGCAAGGTTCTTACCAAGATAACTCTTCTTGGACCCCTGGTTATACCGGTATCAACTTCATGATCATTCGTTTTGCTGATATCCTTCTTTTAGCTGCTGAAGCTGAAATCGAAGTTGGGTCTTTGGAAAAAGCGAGAGAATATGTTAACCGTGTAAGAACAAGAGCAATGAACTCCAAGCTTAAGAGAGAAGATGGTTCTGATGCTGCTAATTATGTAATTGGTCTTTATAATGATGCTTGGACAAGCGCCGACACTGCTAGATTGGCTGTTCGTCATGAGCGTTTGCTTGAATTGGGAATGGAAGGACATCGTTTCTTCGATCTTCAGCGTTGGGGAACTGCTCAAGCTGAATTGGATTTCTATTTAGCATATGATGCCGTGAAGCTTCCTGCTGCACTTGGTGGTGCAAAATATACTGATCAATACAAGTGGGTTCCAATTCCTCAGGATCAAATTGACCTTGTAGGAACGGATATCCTTACTCAAAATCCTGGCTTCTAAGAAGTTGATTTGAGAATTTAATTGAAGAGAAGGTCGAGAGGCCTTCTCTTTTTTTGTGGGATATTATTTCCAAAATCTTCTGTCTAAGCTTGGAAAATGCTAATTTCAAAGCTCCCAAGCATTCTATAAATTACCTATGAAGTCCCTGTTCCTTTGTTGCTATCTCGTATTGATTTTAAGTTTTATCTCCTGTAAAAAAGAGGATAAACTATTTGTCCTTAAATCTCCAGACAAAACCGGAATCACATTTAATAACCTTATCACCGAATCTGATAGCTTTAATATTCTCACCGATGAATACATTTTTAACGGGGGTGGTGTTACTGTTGCAGATTTTGACCAAAATGGACTTCCTGATTTGTTTTTTACAGGGAATCAAGTTCCAAATCGACTTTATTTAAATGAAGGAGATTTTAAATTTTCTGATGTTTCTGAATCATCTGGAGTAATGGCTTCTGATCGTTGGTGTACTGGAAGTGTGGTTGTGGATATCAATGAGGATGGTTTGCCTGATATTTATGTGGCTGCTGCCATGAAAAAAGGTCAAGGTGAGCGAAATAATCTACTTTTTGTTAATCAAGGAAAAGATGCCTCAGGTAGTATTACTTTTAAGGAAATGGCCGCTCAGTATGGAATTGCTGATTCTGGAAATGGAATGGGAGCAGCTTTCCTAGATTATGACCTGGATGGTGATTTGGATTTGTATGTTCTAAATAACGAGCAATTAACTACCAAGCCGACCAATTTTCGTCCAAAAGTAACAGATGGGACAGCGGTTAATAATGACGCATTTTATCGAAATAATGGGGATGGTACATTTACAAATGTGACCTTGGAAGCCGGAATTGTCTATGAAGGTTTTGGCTTAGGCTTGGCAATTTCTGACATGAATAATGATGGCTGGCCGGATATCCATGTGAGTAATGATTATATCACCAATGATATCCTTTATATCAATAATCAGGATGGAACTTTTTCAAATCAAACTAAAGAGAATTTAAAGCATCAAAGCCAATTCTCTATGGGGTCTGACATTTCGGATTTTAACAATGATGCGCTTCCGGACTTAATAACCATCGATATGTTGGGAGAAGATAATTACCGAAAGAAAACCACGATCGGTAAAAATGTATATCAGACTTATCTGAACAATGAACAGTTTGGTTATGAATATCAATATGTTCGGAATATGGTTCATCTCAACAATGGTCCCGGAATTCCTTTTAGTGAAATTGGAATGTTAGCAGGAGTCTATCAGACAGATTGGAGCTGGGCACCACTTTTTGGCGATATTGATAATGACGGTTTACGTGACCTGTTGATTACTAATGGTTTTCCAAGAGACATTACAGATAAGGATTTTGCAAATTATAGGGCGGATGTGGGAAATATTGCCTCGGTAAGGCAGCTTTTGGATTCTATTCCAATTGTTAAAATTCCCAATTATTCCTATCGAAATTCAGATGGTCTTCATTTCAAAGATTCAGGAGAGGAATGGGGATTGAATGTTCCTTCTTTCTCCAATGGTGCTGCATTGGTAGACTTAGACAATGATGGTGATTTGGATTATGTAGTCAATAATATCAATGATCCGGCTTTTGTTTTTGAGAATACCTTAAATCAACGCCAACAACATCCAAATTATCTCAGGATCAAATTAGAAGGTAGTAAAGCCAACCCAACTGGATTGGGAGCTAAGGTTTTACTCAAACTTCCTGCAGAACAAATTCTTTTCCAAGAAATGCAAACAGTTCGTGGCTATATGTCATCCACGGAACCTGTCCTGCACTTTGGATTGGATAGCTTGAGCCAAGTGGAGGAAATATTGGTTATATGGTCAGATGGAAAGGAAAATAGGCTTAAAAATGTATCTGTAAATCAGTTAGTATCCATATCCTATTCTCAAGCAACTCAAGGAAATTCAAACTTGGCAATTTTGGATTTGGGTGGTAGTAAGCAGTTTTTCAATGAAGTTTCTTCAAGTCTTGGAGTTGAATTGATTCATGAGGAAGAAGATAAAATCGATTACAATATTCAGAGAACATTGCCACATAAGTTATCCCAATTTGGTCCAGCATTAGCGGTTGGTGATTTAAATGGAGACGGATTGGAGGATTTGGTAGTGGGATCTTCATCTGGGTTTTCTCCTGTAGGGTTTATCCAACAGCAAAATGGAGGCTTTTTGAAAAAAGAACTTTTGCCGGGAGAGAATTCGATTTTTGAAGAAACGGGGATTCTTCTGGTTGATTTGGATAATGATGATGACTTAGATATTTACTTGGTGAGTGGAAGCGCTGAGTTTGCTCCAAATTCTGCTGAGTATCGAGACCGAGTCTACTTCAATGATGGAAAAGGAAATTTTAATCTTGATTTAAACTTTGTTGCCTCACCTGCAAATGGAAGTGTTGTTAGAGGAGCAGATTTCGATGGAGACGGTTGGATAGATCTGTTTGTAGGTGGTCGTGCGCCAGTTGCCCAATATCCCTTGCCAGAAAAGAGTTTTCTATATCATAACCAAAATGGACAGTTGGTTGATAAAACTGCAGAGCTGATTCCTGAACTATCAGGTTTGGGTATGATAACCGATGCAGTTTGGACTGATGCCAATCAGGATGGTAAGATTGATTTGGTGGTAGTTGGCGAGTTAATGCCAATTACATTATTTCTAAATGAAGGAGGGATATTCAAAAAGGCTTCAAATACTGGATTAGAAAACTACTTGGGGTGGTGGAATTCGATAGCTACCGCCGATTTTGATCAAGATGGTGATTCTGATTGGGTGGTGGGAAATTTGGGAGCCAACAATGTACATCAGCCTTCCAATGATCGGCCACTCAAAATTTACGCAAAGGATTTTGATAATAATGGATCAATTGATCCGGTCACTTTTGCTTTCTACAAAGATAAAATTGGAGGCGGATATCAATCTTTTCCAAGTCATTTTTGGGATGATTTAATTGGGCAAAGCCCGATGTTCAGACGGAAGTTTGACAGGTATAAATATTTTGCCAATAGTACCGAGCAAAGCTTTTTTAGTGAA
Above is a window of Algoriphagus sanaruensis DNA encoding:
- a CDS encoding RagB/SusD family nutrient uptake outer membrane protein, whose amino-acid sequence is MKNFKLKFGALLASTAMMVAVSCSDEFLDVPPVGQLSENQLSSLAGLDASLIAAYSQVNGRGNRLGSPSNWVWGSIRGGEANKGTDPGDFSTINPIQRYENNAAGGEMGSKYNVCYEGIARANNVLRLIEKAGADVTDADKKRLSSQARFLRAHFYFELARLYNRTPYVDETVDYGSGLEEVKNDKDLWPFIIADFEYAIANLPATQPQVGRVNAWAAKSYLGKVYMYTKEYSKAKTLFDDVIANGVTSNGLKYDLVSYYDDMFRAANDNHQESVWAYQSAANTGSVLNANPEFDLNFPYNTGPAGPGNCCGFFQPSFTFVNAFRTSAQGLPLLDKSYNSPANEVKNDMGLASGAAFTPDAGSLDPRLDHTVGRRGIPYLDWQDHPGQAWIRNQPNAGPYSPKKYVYARSEQGSYQDNSSWTPGYTGINFMIIRFADILLLAAEAEIEVGSLEKAREYVNRVRTRAMNSKLKREDGSDAANYVIGLYNDAWTSADTARLAVRHERLLELGMEGHRFFDLQRWGTAQAELDFYLAYDAVKLPAALGGAKYTDQYKWVPIPQDQIDLVGTDILTQNPGF
- a CDS encoding FG-GAP-like repeat-containing protein, whose amino-acid sequence is MKSLFLCCYLVLILSFISCKKEDKLFVLKSPDKTGITFNNLITESDSFNILTDEYIFNGGGVTVADFDQNGLPDLFFTGNQVPNRLYLNEGDFKFSDVSESSGVMASDRWCTGSVVVDINEDGLPDIYVAAAMKKGQGERNNLLFVNQGKDASGSITFKEMAAQYGIADSGNGMGAAFLDYDLDGDLDLYVLNNEQLTTKPTNFRPKVTDGTAVNNDAFYRNNGDGTFTNVTLEAGIVYEGFGLGLAISDMNNDGWPDIHVSNDYITNDILYINNQDGTFSNQTKENLKHQSQFSMGSDISDFNNDALPDLITIDMLGEDNYRKKTTIGKNVYQTYLNNEQFGYEYQYVRNMVHLNNGPGIPFSEIGMLAGVYQTDWSWAPLFGDIDNDGLRDLLITNGFPRDITDKDFANYRADVGNIASVRQLLDSIPIVKIPNYSYRNSDGLHFKDSGEEWGLNVPSFSNGAALVDLDNDGDLDYVVNNINDPAFVFENTLNQRQQHPNYLRIKLEGSKANPTGLGAKVLLKLPAEQILFQEMQTVRGYMSSTEPVLHFGLDSLSQVEEILVIWSDGKENRLKNVSVNQLVSISYSQATQGNSNLAILDLGGSKQFFNEVSSSLGVELIHEEEDKIDYNIQRTLPHKLSQFGPALAVGDLNGDGLEDLVVGSSSGFSPVGFIQQQNGGFLKKELLPGENSIFEETGILLVDLDNDDDLDIYLVSGSAEFAPNSAEYRDRVYFNDGKGNFNLDLNFVASPANGSVVRGADFDGDGWIDLFVGGRAPVAQYPLPEKSFLYHNQNGQLVDKTAELIPELSGLGMITDAVWTDANQDGKIDLVVVGELMPITLFLNEGGIFKKASNTGLENYLGWWNSIATADFDQDGDSDWVVGNLGANNVHQPSNDRPLKIYAKDFDNNGSIDPVTFAFYKDKIGGGYQSFPSHFWDDLIGQSPMFRRKFDRYKYFANSTEQSFFSEDERKDALVLTGNFDRSVWVENLGKGKFQVRELPILAQLAPVNGLVTEDVNQDGFSDIVLVGNDYGNEIFIGRLDASVGLVLLGNGQGQFEAVEPRKSGFVVPGDAKALVKLFPAQGAPILFASQNRGKLLALQGNAFEIKSLLPPKDAMALLVELENGKTQRFDLHYGSGFGSQSSREIVLPKSAKSVIMVNYKGEMIPMDIFTRN